AGAGCGACACAAAGGCAAGGACGGCGAGCACGGGCGTCCCATACCGCCAGAACAGCTCGACATAGGGCGCGGCGAAGGTCGACACGGAGTCCAGCGCTTCGGCGGGCAGGCGGCGAATGCGGGGTAGCGCGAGCGCCAGCGCGACGAAGGGCAACAGCGCGATCGCCAGAACGACAGGCGTGACATTGGTCCTGGCCGAAATGCCGACGCCCTGTGCGGCCGAAAGTAGCGCCCACCCGATGCCGGTGGTGACGAGAGTGGCGGCAAGCAGAATGAGCAGGCTGGCGAGCGCGCCAGCAACCAGCGACTGCATGCGGCCCTCGGTGCCTTCGTGTTCGGGCCGCATCGCCGCGAGGATGGGGAAGGGCAGGAAGGCGGCAACCGCAATGACCAGATAGGCCCAGGTCCAGTCCGCCCAGGCCGCAACCAATATCGCGCCGCTGCCCGCCGCGACCATCGCGCTGCGATATCCCCACAGGTTGGCGGCGACGATCGGCGCCTGTTCGGTCTGCGTCGGCGCAAGCTCGATGCGCCAGCCGTCGGCGGCGACCTCGAGCGTTGTCGTCCAGAAGGCGAGCAGGATCGCGAACAGGGCGGTAAGCGGCAGGCTCTTGTCGCTCGACGTGAACGCCATCGCGATCATCGACAGGAAGATGCCGAGCTGCGACAGCATGATCCATCCGCGCCGCCGCCCCCAAAAGCGCGAAAAGCCCGGGATATCGTATCGCTCGATCAGCGGCGCCCAGGCGAATTTGAACGTCGGCAGCAACGCGATCCACGCGAAGAAGCCGATGATCACGATGTCGACGCCGTGCCGCGACAGGCGCAGCGTCAGCACCGCGTTGAACATGTAAAAGGGCAGCCCCGCCGAAAAGCCGAGCAACAGATATAGACCGAGCAGGCGACGTGCCGACGGCTTGGCGGGCAAGTCGCCCGCGAGGACGCCCGCCACAGCTTCCGCCGCCGCCGCCGTCACGCCTTGCCCTCCGGCTCGACCGCATTTTCCCAGCGCGCGACGACGCTTGTGACCGTCAGGTTCGCGCTCGCGCTTGCGACGGTACGCGTCATGTCCAGCAGCCGGTCAAAGGGCAGGACGAAGCCGACGACCAGCGCGGTCTGTTCGGCCGACACGCCGACGGCGGAGAGGACCGCCGCAAGCATGAACAGCGACGCCGACGGGATCGGCGCAGTGCCAAAGGCGGCGAGCGCGCCGGTGAGCAGAACGATCGCCAGCATCGACAGGTCGGGTTCGACGCCGACCGCCTGCAATGCAAAGATGCTGAGCAGTCCGACATACATGGCGGTGCCATCCTTGCCGATGCTCGCGCCGATCGGCAGCACGGTCTTGGCGACCCCGGGCGCTATCCGCAGATCTTCCAGCGCGATGCGCAGTGCGACGGGCAGGGTGGCGGCCGAGGATGCGGTCGAAAAAGCGACCGCCAACGCGTCGACGATGGTGCGATAGAAGCGGAGGACGGGCCGCCGCGCGACTAAGGCGATCAGTGGCAGATGGACGATCAATATCTGCAGGATCACGCCGACTGCGACCCCGACCGCCAGCCAGCCGATGTTGGCGAACACCGCGACGCCATTATCGGCGACCGCCTTTGCGATCAGTGCGAGCACGCCAAAAGGGGTGATCTCCATGACGATGCGCACCAACTGGAACAGCACTTGCCCCGCCGATTGCAGCAGATCGGCCATCGGCCGCCCCGCCTCGCCCGCAAGGATGACGCCGAAGCCGAAGAGGATGGAAAAGAAGATGATCGCGAGCATGTCGCCCTCGACCAGCGCCTGCACGATATTGACCGGCACGATGCCGATCAACTGGTCGTGCAGCGACTTGGCCTCGCCCAGCGCGTGGGGGACGGCGTTGCCGAGCGCGGCGCCCTGTCCGGGTTCGAGCAGCAGGCCGACGATCATGCCGATCGACACCGCGCAAAAGGTGGTTGCGGCGAACAGCCCGACCGTCCGCGCGCCGACCGAGCCCAGCTTGCGCGGGTCGGCGAGCGCGGTAACGCCCGATGCAATGCTGATGAAGACGATCGGGACGACGAGCATCCGGAACACGCGCACGAACAATTCGCCGATGAAGGCGATCGCGCCGGTCGCGGCAGGCCACAAAAGTCCCAGCAGCACGCCGACGACCATCGCGCCCAATACGCGTTGCCACAGCGGCACGGCGAACCAGCGACGAAGCAAGTCTGTCATCCGCCCCCTATATCTTTATCGTATCACATGCCGCCCCAGAAGCCGGGCTTTGGCGGCGCCATGATACCGTTCGCCGCGCTGACACCGTCCACGCGATCCTCTGCAAGCCACAGCGGCCCGTCAAGGTCGACGAAGCTGCTCTGCGCCGCAATGGCCCATGCAGGGGCGATCGACAATGACGAACAGATCATGCAACCGGTCATCACGCCCAATCCGCGCGCCCGCGCCGCTTCCGCCAGTTCCAGTGCGGCGGTCAGCCCGCCGGTCTTGTCGAGCTTGATATTCACCACATCATAGCCGTCGGGCAACGCCTCGAGATCGGCCGCGACATGCACCGCCTCATCGGCTGCGATGGAGATTGCCGACCGGAAACCGACAAGGTCGGCGTCGGCGTCGGCGGGGAGCGGCTGTTCGAGCAGGTCGATGCGCAGATCGGTCATCAGCCCCTGCAAGTCGCGCACCTCGGCGATCGTCCAGCTTTCGTTGGGATCGACGATCATTTTGGGCTTCGGCGCCGCTGCGCGGACAGCTCTGAGCGCGGCGGCGGGATCGTTGCGGTCGACCTTGATCTTCAGCAGCGGCGCGTCGGCGAGCGCCGCTGCCG
This sequence is a window from Sphingopyxis sp. USTB-05. Protein-coding genes within it:
- a CDS encoding permease, producing the protein MTAAAAEAVAGVLAGDLPAKPSARRLLGLYLLLGFSAGLPFYMFNAVLTLRLSRHGVDIVIIGFFAWIALLPTFKFAWAPLIERYDIPGFSRFWGRRRGWIMLSQLGIFLSMIAMAFTSSDKSLPLTALFAILLAFWTTTLEVAADGWRIELAPTQTEQAPIVAANLWGYRSAMVAAGSGAILVAAWADWTWAYLVIAVAAFLPFPILAAMRPEHEGTEGRMQSLVAGALASLLILLAATLVTTGIGWALLSAAQGVGISARTNVTPVVLAIALLPFVALALALPRIRRLPAEALDSVSTFAAPYVELFWRYGTPVLAVLAFVSLYRMGDVLTLTLSHPLWNDKGYSLHQIGVADGVVALSASMAGVALGGFLSTRMSLGWTLGIGAVTAAAGNWIYVWLWHSDPSAFVLYSSVAIDQFGNGYAGAVFVVYLSMLVSPKYPGAQYALLSGFAFLLPRLLAGASGSMQTQIGYDGFFLLSGALSFAAIFLLPVIVRVKGRVRA
- a CDS encoding dicarboxylate/amino acid:cation symporter; translated protein: MTDLLRRWFAVPLWQRVLGAMVVGVLLGLLWPAATGAIAFIGELFVRVFRMLVVPIVFISIASGVTALADPRKLGSVGARTVGLFAATTFCAVSIGMIVGLLLEPGQGAALGNAVPHALGEAKSLHDQLIGIVPVNIVQALVEGDMLAIIFFSILFGFGVILAGEAGRPMADLLQSAGQVLFQLVRIVMEITPFGVLALIAKAVADNGVAVFANIGWLAVGVAVGVILQILIVHLPLIALVARRPVLRFYRTIVDALAVAFSTASSAATLPVALRIALEDLRIAPGVAKTVLPIGASIGKDGTAMYVGLLSIFALQAVGVEPDLSMLAIVLLTGALAAFGTAPIPSASLFMLAAVLSAVGVSAEQTALVVGFVLPFDRLLDMTRTVASASANLTVTSVVARWENAVEPEGKA
- the dgcA gene encoding N-acetyl-D-Glu racemase DgcA, whose translation is MHRTLTVVGETFPLHTPFRISRGVRTAAEVVTVAIAQDGITGRGECVPYPRYGENAESTALAIEAVRGAIEQGAGRQEAMQLMPAGAARNAVDCALWDLELRLANSDIATSLGLEKPLRPIVTAMTVSLDAPDRMAAAAAALADAPLLKIKVDRNDPAAALRAVRAAAPKPKMIVDPNESWTIAEVRDLQGLMTDLRIDLLEQPLPADADADLVGFRSAISIAADEAVHVAADLEALPDGYDVVNIKLDKTGGLTAALELAEAARARGLGVMTGCMICSSLSIAPAWAIAAQSSFVDLDGPLWLAEDRVDGVSAANGIMAPPKPGFWGGM